In one Thermococcus sp. 2319x1 genomic region, the following are encoded:
- a CDS encoding AI-2E family transporter — MKTEHIVWIAVSLLILFIVWRTVEPLITPIIYALTVAYILHPLHERLAKKLDTRKSAILLSALMTLLVIGFIFGIVLWFRDVTRSLVIYINEALSWFLSLNLPPDIEQSAAILIERVSEKMSEYLLNYTLSIPKLLLQAVVFIAVFYGILVHSRALSEELYALLPEERRDLGVELIEKGKETLNAILRTWLMLSIFKGFLLTLGFYVFGVTNLSGAIAAGIFCVILELLPVIGGWIVWIAGAIYLFTQGNIFAGVMLSVYGVILISPGPDITIRPKLVAEGAKINPALALVGIFGGIMGFGIKGLIIGPVALGLLSTLLEEWKEQKRKG; from the coding sequence ATGAAGACTGAGCACATAGTCTGGATTGCCGTCTCTCTTTTGATTCTTTTCATTGTATGGAGAACCGTGGAACCTCTTATCACCCCGATAATCTATGCCTTAACGGTAGCATACATTCTTCATCCCCTCCATGAAAGGCTTGCAAAGAAGCTTGATACCAGAAAGTCTGCCATATTGCTATCGGCTCTGATGACCTTGCTGGTGATTGGATTTATATTTGGTATAGTGCTGTGGTTTAGGGATGTGACCAGATCGTTGGTGATATACATAAACGAGGCACTCAGCTGGTTTTTGTCCTTAAACCTTCCTCCGGATATAGAACAATCGGCTGCGATTTTGATTGAAAGGGTTTCGGAGAAGATGAGCGAATACCTTCTCAACTACACCTTATCCATACCCAAGTTACTTCTTCAAGCTGTTGTGTTCATAGCGGTCTTTTATGGAATACTCGTCCACTCCAGGGCTTTGTCTGAAGAGCTTTACGCATTACTGCCCGAGGAGAGGAGAGATTTGGGTGTGGAGCTAATAGAAAAGGGAAAAGAGACGTTAAATGCTATTTTGAGGACTTGGCTTATGCTGAGCATCTTTAAAGGCTTTCTGCTAACCTTGGGCTTTTATGTCTTTGGAGTAACGAACCTTAGTGGGGCAATTGCGGCTGGAATATTCTGTGTTATCCTTGAGCTCCTACCCGTTATCGGAGGATGGATAGTGTGGATAGCCGGGGCCATATATCTATTTACTCAGGGAAATATCTTTGCGGGGGTTATGCTCTCAGTATATGGTGTAATTTTGATTTCCCCCGGCCCGGATATTACGATTAGGCCAAAACTTGTTGCAGAAGGGGCAAAAATCAATCCTGCTCTTGCTCTGGTGGGGATATTTGGTGGAATAATGGGCTTTGGGATAAAAGGCTTAATAATTGGCCCCGTAGCTCTGGGCTTGCTTTCAACACTGCTGGAAGAGTGGAAAGAACAAAAGAGAAAGGGCTAA
- a CDS encoding DUF4870 domain-containing protein has product MIDIIFGAIPFFGWILGSLVTLVGLILWILGMVKAYQGEYYKFPIVGEIAEKQVKSFNI; this is encoded by the coding sequence GTGATTGACATAATATTTGGAGCCATTCCGTTTTTTGGCTGGATACTCGGGTCATTGGTAACACTGGTGGGACTCATCCTATGGATACTCGGCATGGTAAAGGCTTACCAAGGTGAATACTACAAATTCCCAATAGTGGGAGAAATAGCGGAAAAGCAGGTAAAGAGCTTTAACATTTAG
- the sppA gene encoding signal peptide peptidase SppA, translated as MEREIWKYLSFILTLLLALATVAGVLLYTQNTELQKVLQEKNFTVVYNETVKEVESNATLALQAKIEELRREIEYLKSQMRGNVSEETNVTVAILPIVGPIDETTALDVISKIREIRKDENIRGVVLWIESPGGYVGPVITIYKELKKLSYEKPIVAYTGGMAASGGYFLACAADKIIADPLAEVGSIGVLYVHYNLEQNYVQNGIKVNVFKTGKYKDTGAEWRDLTDEEREMIKRTIYTYFEYFLQVVSEGRKLDMNMTREYGDGRVWFASDVKGILIDDTGDLDYAIKILEGIIGVKSANVVLYDAQKTDFGIYESSSLYMPPNYIASYIRR; from the coding sequence ATGGAGAGAGAAATATGGAAGTATCTCAGCTTCATCCTCACGCTCCTTCTAGCTTTAGCAACGGTTGCGGGGGTTTTACTCTACACCCAAAACACTGAATTACAGAAAGTCCTTCAAGAGAAGAATTTTACAGTGGTTTACAACGAGACTGTAAAGGAGGTAGAGAGCAACGCCACTTTAGCACTTCAAGCAAAAATAGAAGAGCTTCGGAGGGAGATTGAATACCTAAAGAGTCAGATGAGAGGAAATGTGAGCGAAGAAACTAACGTAACCGTGGCGATACTGCCCATTGTGGGTCCAATTGATGAAACCACTGCTCTGGATGTGATTTCTAAAATCAGGGAGATAAGGAAGGATGAGAACATTAGGGGAGTTGTCCTGTGGATTGAAAGTCCCGGAGGCTATGTAGGGCCGGTCATAACCATTTACAAAGAGCTGAAAAAATTATCGTATGAAAAGCCGATAGTTGCTTATACCGGGGGCATGGCTGCTTCAGGAGGTTATTTCCTTGCGTGTGCCGCTGATAAGATAATAGCCGACCCCCTTGCGGAGGTTGGGAGCATCGGCGTTCTTTACGTCCACTATAACCTGGAGCAAAACTACGTTCAAAACGGCATCAAGGTGAACGTGTTCAAGACGGGTAAATACAAAGACACGGGTGCGGAGTGGAGAGACCTCACGGATGAGGAAAGAGAAATGATAAAGAGGACAATATATACATACTTTGAGTACTTCCTTCAGGTTGTTAGCGAGGGGAGAAAGCTTGACATGAACATGACGAGGGAATACGGCGACGGAAGGGTTTGGTTTGCAAGCGATGTTAAGGGAATCCTAATCGACGACACCGGTGACCTGGACTATGCGATAAAAATCCTTGAAGGCATTATCGGCGTGAAGAGTGCAAACGTTGTGCTTTATGATGCCCAAAAGACAGACTTTGGTATTTATGAGAGCTCTTCACTTTACATGCCCCCCAATTACATCGCCTCCTATATAAGGAGGTGA
- a CDS encoding translation initiation factor IF-2B subunit alpha (eIF-2BA; catalyzes the binding of GTP to IF2), translated as MLPEEIEELLKEMSEEKIHGASYLAKMGAKAYILLAERFEGEELVEKLKELGVEILNVNPTMASLYNLVRFMPITADPEFVKAKAEEFIKLSEEAKREIGNIGSELIDQNEIIITHSYSSTVFEILKKAKEKGKNFKVILTESEPDYEGLFLAKKLEELEIPFEVITDAQLGFFAKRATLALVGADNITKDGYVFNKAGTYLLALACHDNSVPFYVAAESFKIHPEAKAEEIKVTERRFKRDHTIIRNYLFDATPWKYIRGIITELGILVPPKEI; from the coding sequence ATGCTTCCCGAAGAAATAGAAGAGCTCCTAAAAGAAATGAGTGAAGAAAAAATCCATGGAGCATCATATCTGGCGAAAATGGGAGCAAAAGCTTACATACTGCTCGCGGAGAGGTTTGAAGGGGAAGAGCTGGTTGAAAAACTCAAGGAACTCGGAGTTGAAATCCTCAACGTGAACCCCACCATGGCATCCCTGTACAATCTGGTGAGGTTCATGCCGATAACCGCAGATCCAGAGTTCGTCAAGGCGAAGGCAGAGGAGTTCATAAAGCTGAGTGAAGAGGCAAAGCGGGAAATCGGAAACATTGGGAGTGAGCTGATAGACCAGAATGAAATAATAATCACTCACTCTTATTCTTCCACAGTCTTTGAGATATTAAAAAAAGCCAAGGAGAAGGGGAAGAACTTCAAAGTAATCCTAACCGAGAGTGAACCAGATTATGAAGGATTATTCCTTGCCAAAAAGCTTGAAGAACTTGAAATACCATTTGAGGTCATAACAGACGCTCAGCTTGGGTTTTTTGCAAAGAGGGCAACTCTGGCCTTGGTTGGAGCTGACAACATAACCAAAGACGGCTACGTTTTCAATAAAGCCGGAACTTACCTGCTTGCACTTGCCTGCCATGACAACAGCGTTCCCTTTTACGTTGCAGCGGAGAGCTTTAAAATACATCCAGAGGCAAAAGCTGAAGAGATTAAGGTCACAGAGAGGAGATTCAAGAGAGACCACACGATAATAAGGAACTACCTCTTTGATGCAACACCCTGGAAATACATAAGGGGAATAATCACAGAGCTGGGAATCTTAGTGCCTCCAAAAGAAATTTAA
- a CDS encoding exosome complex RNA-binding protein Csl4: MDKKEKKRVKDGDIVLPGDYLGVIEEFLPGEGIIEENGELYAARAGRVRINPEKIEISVEPLTDTPPLPQVGDVVIARVIEVKPQAAIVQLLKIEGRKGYREIATSKLAGIHISQVRDGYVESMSNEFKIGDIVRARVLTNGKSPIQLTTKAADLGVVYALCSSCRTPLVRRGNVLICPKCGRTETRKLSTYYRKLKLE, translated from the coding sequence ATGGATAAAAAAGAAAAGAAAAGGGTAAAAGATGGAGATATAGTTCTTCCGGGGGATTATCTTGGTGTTATTGAGGAGTTTCTTCCCGGTGAGGGTATAATAGAGGAGAATGGGGAGCTCTATGCCGCAAGGGCTGGAAGAGTAAGGATAAACCCCGAGAAGATTGAAATATCCGTGGAGCCATTAACCGATACCCCACCCCTCCCACAGGTGGGGGATGTTGTAATAGCGAGGGTTATAGAGGTAAAGCCCCAGGCAGCTATAGTCCAGTTGCTTAAAATTGAGGGTAGAAAGGGGTACAGGGAGATAGCAACGTCAAAACTTGCTGGAATACATATCTCTCAAGTTAGGGATGGATACGTGGAGTCAATGAGCAACGAGTTCAAAATTGGGGACATTGTTAGGGCGAGGGTATTAACGAATGGGAAGAGCCCTATACAGCTCACCACAAAAGCCGCTGATCTGGGAGTCGTTTATGCTCTCTGTTCTTCATGCAGGACTCCTTTAGTGAGGAGGGGAAACGTGCTCATATGTCCAAAATGCGGGAGAACAGAGACAAGAAAGCTTTCAACCTACTATAGGAAGCTGAAGCTGGAGTAA
- a CDS encoding DNA-directed RNA polymerase subunit L, producing the protein MKIEVIKREENLLEFYLVGEDHTFANLLTEVLHENKHVIFAAYTIEHPVLMAKKPRFRVTTDGKITPEKALEEAAQKIFDRAKEVLEAWEKAIKK; encoded by the coding sequence ATGAAGATTGAAGTCATAAAGCGTGAAGAGAACCTGCTTGAATTTTACCTTGTGGGGGAAGATCACACGTTTGCAAACTTACTCACTGAAGTGCTTCATGAAAACAAACACGTCATATTTGCCGCATACACCATAGAGCATCCAGTTCTCATGGCAAAAAAGCCGAGGTTCAGAGTTACCACCGATGGAAAAATAACCCCCGAAAAGGCTTTAGAAGAAGCTGCCCAGAAAATCTTTGATAGGGCAAAGGAAGTTCTTGAGGCTTGGGAAAAGGCAATAAAGAAGTAA
- a CDS encoding sugar phosphate isomerase/epimerase, with the protein MEIGVSIYPHFVNKGKGLPSVLAELKIKEYDFVQIFPHTLGLIKNGQVIEKNLRSIENALRGVGINYTIRMPTSVNLRDSVYYGRHFKVAKAIIDVAIKLGSKIVVMQSGRTGRLDLEIEALQQLAEMAKNFGIKIALENTYSVKDTLYVVESVNRENVGFALDLGHAFLSAQGDENRFLEDVKLGTEKTVILMIHDNFGKLFPQVESEDALAYGVGDLHLMPGEGKIPFGKVLKLFGDVPLLLKVKDPDTFAKLPSKRGLIELLTRI; encoded by the coding sequence ATGGAGATAGGTGTAAGTATTTATCCCCACTTTGTGAACAAAGGGAAGGGCTTACCTTCCGTTTTGGCAGAGCTGAAGATTAAGGAGTATGATTTCGTCCAGATATTCCCCCATACACTTGGCCTAATAAAAAACGGACAGGTAATAGAGAAAAACCTGCGCTCAATAGAAAATGCTCTAAGGGGGGTTGGAATAAACTACACAATTAGAATGCCCACCTCAGTGAATTTGAGGGACAGCGTATACTACGGCAGACACTTTAAAGTAGCCAAAGCCATAATCGATGTGGCAATAAAGCTCGGCTCAAAGATAGTGGTCATGCAAAGCGGCCGCACAGGGAGGCTCGACTTAGAGATAGAGGCCCTTCAACAGCTGGCTGAGATGGCGAAAAACTTTGGAATTAAGATTGCCCTCGAAAACACCTACAGCGTTAAAGACACACTTTACGTTGTTGAAAGCGTTAACAGGGAAAACGTGGGCTTCGCCCTCGATTTAGGGCATGCTTTTCTAAGTGCCCAGGGGGATGAGAACAGATTTTTAGAAGACGTAAAGCTTGGAACTGAGAAGACGGTAATTCTAATGATTCACGATAACTTCGGAAAGCTCTTCCCACAGGTAGAGTCAGAGGATGCCCTGGCGTATGGCGTTGGGGATCTTCACCTGATGCCTGGAGAAGGAAAAATCCCCTTCGGAAAGGTGCTAAAGCTTTTCGGTGATGTGCCGTTATTGCTCAAAGTCAAAGATCCCGACACCTTCGCAAAGCTTCCCTCAAAGAGAGGATTGATAGAACTCCTTACCAGAATTTAA
- a CDS encoding threonine--tRNA ligase — protein MRMLLIHSDYLEYEVKDKALKKPEEISEEQKKGRLDEVLAVFISVEKVDEQNPEEVVEKAVKEIEDVASQVKTKNIFVYPFAHLSSELASPDIALKILKEIEEKLKEKDYNVKRAPFGYYKAFKLSCKGHPLAELSRTIIPGEAKKEEEVPEALKKEEELVSYWYILTPEGELVEVDKFDFSGYENLKKFANYEISKSRVATEEPPHVKIMLEQELVDYEEGSDPGNLRYYPKGRLIKSLLENYVTEKVIEYGAMEVETPIMYDFEHPALEKYLNRFPARQYIVKSGDKKFFLRFAACFGQFLIKKDATISYRHLPLRMYELTRYSFRREKRGELSGLRRLRAFTMPDMHTVAKDLQQAMEEFKKQYKLSMEVLKGVGLTPEDYEVAIRFTEDFWNENKDFIVELARIIGKPVLIEMWKQRFFYFILKFEFNFVDNLDKAAALSTVQIDVENAQRFGITYYDENGEEKYPLILHCSPSGAIERVMYAILEKQARLMKEGKKPMYPLWLSPIQVRVIPVSDKYLDYALYVAGKLEGAKIRADVDDRNERLNKKIREAEKEWIPYIVVVGENEKRMGVITVRRREGEQQEMHIEDLIKEIKQKTEGFPYKPRPLPLLVSMRPRFRG, from the coding sequence ATGAGAATGCTCCTGATACACAGTGACTACCTTGAGTATGAGGTAAAGGATAAAGCCTTGAAAAAACCCGAGGAGATAAGTGAAGAACAGAAGAAAGGCAGGCTTGATGAAGTTCTTGCTGTCTTTATAAGCGTGGAGAAGGTAGATGAGCAAAATCCGGAGGAAGTTGTTGAAAAGGCTGTTAAAGAGATAGAGGACGTTGCTTCTCAGGTGAAAACAAAGAATATTTTCGTTTATCCCTTCGCCCATCTAAGCAGTGAGCTCGCTTCTCCAGACATCGCATTAAAAATACTCAAGGAGATCGAAGAAAAGCTTAAAGAGAAGGATTACAACGTTAAGAGGGCACCATTTGGCTATTATAAGGCATTTAAGCTCAGTTGTAAAGGCCATCCCCTGGCAGAGCTTTCAAGGACAATTATACCGGGTGAAGCAAAGAAGGAGGAAGAGGTGCCAGAGGCCCTCAAGAAGGAAGAGGAGCTCGTCAGCTACTGGTACATCCTCACACCCGAGGGAGAGCTCGTTGAGGTGGACAAGTTTGACTTCTCTGGCTATGAGAACCTCAAAAAGTTTGCAAACTATGAGATAAGCAAGAGCAGGGTTGCAACGGAAGAGCCTCCCCATGTGAAAATAATGCTCGAACAGGAGCTTGTGGACTATGAAGAGGGCAGCGACCCCGGAAACCTCCGCTACTATCCAAAAGGAAGGCTCATAAAGTCCCTTCTTGAGAACTATGTAACGGAGAAAGTTATTGAATATGGAGCAATGGAAGTTGAAACACCAATTATGTATGACTTTGAGCACCCGGCACTTGAGAAGTACCTCAACAGATTTCCAGCAAGGCAGTACATAGTAAAAAGCGGCGATAAGAAGTTCTTCCTTAGGTTTGCAGCCTGCTTTGGGCAGTTCCTCATAAAGAAGGACGCCACAATCAGCTACCGTCATTTACCGCTTAGAATGTATGAACTTACGAGATATTCATTTAGAAGGGAAAAACGCGGTGAGCTATCCGGCTTGAGAAGGCTTAGGGCATTTACAATGCCCGATATGCACACGGTAGCCAAAGACCTACAGCAAGCAATGGAAGAGTTCAAGAAGCAGTATAAGCTCAGTATGGAAGTCCTCAAGGGAGTTGGATTAACTCCGGAAGACTATGAGGTAGCAATAAGATTCACAGAAGACTTCTGGAATGAGAATAAGGACTTCATAGTAGAGCTCGCAAGGATAATCGGAAAGCCTGTCTTAATCGAGATGTGGAAGCAGAGGTTCTTTTACTTCATCCTCAAGTTCGAGTTCAACTTCGTCGATAACCTCGACAAGGCTGCAGCGCTAAGTACAGTGCAGATAGATGTGGAAAACGCCCAGAGATTTGGTATAACCTACTACGACGAGAACGGGGAAGAAAAGTACCCACTAATACTCCACTGCTCACCGAGCGGTGCAATAGAGAGGGTGATGTACGCTATACTCGAAAAGCAAGCAAGGCTCATGAAGGAGGGCAAAAAGCCCATGTATCCGCTCTGGCTAAGTCCAATTCAGGTTAGGGTTATCCCCGTTAGCGACAAGTACCTCGATTATGCCCTCTACGTTGCTGGAAAGCTCGAAGGGGCAAAGATAAGAGCCGATGTCGACGATAGAAACGAAAGACTTAACAAGAAGATAAGGGAAGCAGAGAAAGAATGGATACCCTACATAGTCGTCGTCGGTGAAAACGAAAAGAGAATGGGGGTAATAACAGTTAGAAGAAGAGAAGGCGAACAACAAGAGATGCACATTGAAGACTTAATAAAAGAGATAAAACAGAAGACGGAAGGGTTCCCCTACAAACCAAGGCCATTGCCTTTGCTTGTAAGCATGAGGCCGAGGTTCAGAGGATGA
- a CDS encoding ATPase domain-containing protein, with product MSRTGIDYFDEHILKDGFPDGSLVLVAGEPGAGKTIFSATFIYNGAKKFGEKGIYISLAETKSEFYESMRQFGMDFEEFENKGLFKFVDLVTVSEETIENEIELLMNEIVKFQPKRIVIDPISVFAQILGVERTRVFLHTMLGRFIKAYNSTCLLIAEKPIGTEKIGYGVEEFVVDGVVILRYESLGEVTRRIMEIPKMRRRSVEKPQYEYVITQNGIEFLAVPELKREEMEYTLEKITTGIEKLDEMLDGGVYKGANVLIVGMTGTGKTTFSLHFADTVRIAVASPPEATQ from the coding sequence ATGAGCAGAACGGGAATTGATTATTTTGATGAGCATATCCTCAAAGATGGCTTTCCGGATGGCTCTTTAGTCTTGGTTGCCGGAGAGCCGGGGGCTGGGAAGACTATATTCTCAGCAACTTTCATATACAACGGTGCCAAGAAATTTGGAGAGAAAGGAATCTATATCTCACTTGCAGAAACCAAGAGCGAGTTCTATGAATCAATGAGACAATTTGGGATGGATTTCGAAGAATTCGAAAATAAGGGGCTGTTCAAATTCGTAGACCTTGTTACTGTAAGCGAGGAAACCATAGAGAACGAAATAGAGCTTTTAATGAATGAGATAGTGAAGTTTCAGCCAAAAAGGATTGTTATTGACCCTATAAGCGTCTTTGCTCAGATATTAGGTGTTGAGAGGACAAGGGTATTCCTTCACACGATGCTCGGGAGATTCATAAAGGCTTACAACTCAACTTGCCTTTTAATTGCTGAAAAACCAATAGGAACCGAAAAAATAGGATATGGCGTTGAGGAATTCGTCGTTGATGGAGTTGTTATACTCCGCTATGAGTCCCTCGGGGAGGTTACAAGAAGGATAATGGAAATCCCAAAAATGAGAAGAAGAAGCGTCGAAAAGCCACAGTATGAGTACGTGATAACCCAGAATGGAATTGAATTCTTAGCAGTTCCCGAGCTCAAGAGAGAAGAGATGGAGTATACATTGGAAAAGATCACAACCGGGATAGAAAAACTCGATGAAATGCTCGATGGGGGAGTATACAAGGGGGCAAACGTCTTAATAGTTGGCATGACGGGAACCGGAAAAACCACATTCTCCCTGCACTTTGCCGATACTGTCAGGATAGCTGTGGCATCACCTCCCGAAGCCACTCAGTAA
- a CDS encoding aspartate/glutamate racemase family protein: protein MKKIGIIGGTSPESTLYYYRKYIEISREKFEPYFFPELIIYSINFKDFKDNPDGWEGRKRILINAAKALEKAGAEVIGISANTPHIVFPEVKKEINAEMVSIIDAVAEEAKRRNLKRLLLLGTKTTMTMPFYKNALEEKGFEVIVPNEEEIEEINRIIFEELMFENLRSKKWLLELIEKYAKSENVEGVILGCTELPLAIKPGDVSVEVLDSAEVHMRALIDAAL from the coding sequence ATGAAGAAGATTGGAATAATAGGTGGCACAAGTCCGGAATCTACCCTCTACTACTACAGAAAATACATCGAGATTTCAAGGGAGAAGTTCGAGCCCTATTTCTTTCCGGAGCTGATAATCTACTCCATAAACTTCAAGGACTTCAAAGACAACCCCGATGGATGGGAGGGTAGAAAGAGAATTCTGATAAATGCTGCAAAAGCCCTCGAAAAAGCCGGTGCAGAGGTTATTGGAATCTCTGCAAACACTCCACACATTGTTTTTCCAGAAGTTAAGAAAGAGATAAACGCTGAAATGGTAAGCATAATCGATGCAGTCGCTGAAGAAGCAAAAAGGAGAAACCTCAAGCGACTCCTTCTCTTGGGAACAAAAACCACGATGACAATGCCCTTTTACAAAAACGCTTTGGAGGAGAAGGGATTTGAGGTAATCGTCCCTAATGAAGAGGAGATCGAGGAAATCAACAGGATAATCTTTGAGGAACTTATGTTTGAAAACCTCAGAAGCAAAAAATGGCTCCTTGAGCTCATTGAGAAATATGCAAAAAGCGAAAATGTTGAGGGCGTTATACTCGGCTGTACAGAGCTTCCCCTTGCAATAAAGCCGGGGGATGTGAGCGTTGAAGTCTTAGACAGTGCTGAAGTTCATATGAGGGCTTTAATAGACGCTGCCCTTTAA
- a CDS encoding DUF2067 family protein — protein sequence MKAKKVMVIHVRDEVEKEELMKELQKLELPAFVYVHGRLNSLKINIQGTKDEIREAMQKIREIHQRVRSRLYPDRRGFYQYNIDDIFREAGTSVSVPVLLKTLELLGEKAELRDNRVISSLPWNEIVELTKKLGEALSEIALQTTRQIREVVLPIAVAFELEPEEVLDIALELGVAEYREDKFKYELIKNKEQALEIMLKKLTGGENED from the coding sequence ATGAAAGCCAAGAAGGTTATGGTTATTCATGTTAGAGATGAGGTTGAAAAGGAGGAACTCATGAAAGAGCTGCAGAAACTCGAACTTCCCGCCTTTGTTTACGTCCATGGTAGGTTGAATTCCCTCAAAATAAACATCCAGGGAACCAAGGACGAGATAAGGGAAGCCATGCAGAAGATTAGAGAGATTCACCAGAGGGTGCGCTCCCGTCTGTACCCCGATAGAAGAGGGTTTTATCAGTACAACATCGATGATATTTTCAGGGAAGCCGGGACAAGCGTTTCGGTTCCCGTTCTCCTAAAGACCCTTGAGCTTCTTGGGGAAAAAGCTGAGCTTAGGGACAATAGAGTTATAAGCTCCCTTCCGTGGAATGAGATTGTAGAACTAACTAAAAAACTCGGGGAAGCATTAAGCGAGATAGCTTTACAGACTACGAGGCAGATAAGGGAAGTTGTGTTGCCTATAGCTGTAGCTTTTGAACTTGAGCCGGAGGAGGTTTTGGATATAGCCCTTGAACTGGGGGTTGCGGAGTACAGGGAGGATAAATTTAAATATGAACTCATCAAGAATAAGGAGCAGGCTCTTGAGATAATGTTGAAAAAACTGACAGGTGGGGAAAATGAAGATTGA
- a CDS encoding PH1570 family protein — translation MQCEEHLEVFENGFEDGKFNLRIEYYGGDARKVLLSIIYELYQPIYGSEYVYPFECAKEFWGIFMDYSEVVPEELRLSRPKFVNQALIDRAESLLKEIEAPEDVKGLVDIKSAEIYKLKDGLLIVGKNFLLDEARKTLFVFNKPQAKDLILKYLRG, via the coding sequence ATGCAGTGTGAAGAGCACCTCGAGGTATTTGAGAACGGCTTTGAAGACGGAAAATTTAACCTGAGAATTGAATACTATGGGGGAGATGCGAGAAAAGTTCTGCTGTCCATTATCTATGAGCTCTATCAGCCCATATACGGCAGCGAATACGTGTATCCCTTTGAATGTGCCAAGGAGTTCTGGGGAATCTTTATGGATTACAGCGAGGTTGTTCCAGAAGAGCTTAGATTGAGCAGGCCCAAGTTCGTTAACCAGGCTTTGATTGATAGGGCAGAGAGTCTACTAAAGGAGATAGAGGCTCCAGAGGATGTGAAGGGCCTTGTTGACATCAAGAGTGCGGAGATATACAAGCTAAAGGATGGGCTTTTGATCGTTGGGAAAAATTTCTTGCTTGATGAAGCTAGAAAAACCCTGTTTGTATTTAACAAGCCCCAGGCTAAGGATTTGATTCTCAAATACCTTAGGGGATGA
- a CDS encoding ribonuclease III family protein, giving the protein MENSMNFNDKNLSKFGDSLVNFIFSLALSEYLGYPSAGRVPNASLSIALEKAKLLSYVPPRTDKHGRGDIAEAILAYAWLKGKITIEEAVSILKKNFTPDVLHPSRKKEIIGNAFGELLKIIKERLEL; this is encoded by the coding sequence ATGGAGAATTCAATGAACTTTAACGACAAGAACCTTTCAAAGTTTGGGGATTCGCTTGTCAATTTTATATTCTCCCTCGCGTTAAGCGAGTACCTCGGCTATCCCAGTGCTGGGAGAGTGCCAAACGCATCGTTGAGCATCGCTCTTGAGAAGGCCAAGCTCTTAAGCTATGTGCCGCCAAGAACAGACAAACATGGAAGGGGCGATATCGCCGAGGCAATTTTAGCCTACGCTTGGCTTAAGGGGAAAATAACCATAGAAGAAGCTGTATCAATTCTCAAGAAGAATTTTACTCCAGATGTTCTCCACCCTTCCAGAAAGAAAGAAATAATCGGCAATGCTTTTGGAGAGCTTTTAAAGATAATAAAAGAAAGACTGGAGCTTTAA
- a CDS encoding TBP-interacting protein, giving the protein MRYSELSDRVKGVYSRIRTLDDYHWDIYEDKIVGYHRKSRLPVRIKLAESKEEAEKLSEEKNEYGIDIVVLPDNGTFYIKNGAFILSDRFLKATLMDIHDHVVWRGFKVVERDGKLVQEDFYEYLGGLLVRHLKNNMINGQDYVFWQFYKCEKCGKYVDIESVPEHLAKHGINVAEKDSEEYEIFELNFLEGKVFDKFGEEVPQKQFAPESQAFLKEMLGEPKAQEE; this is encoded by the coding sequence ATGAGATATAGCGAGCTAAGTGACAGGGTAAAGGGAGTCTATTCAAGAATAAGGACGCTTGATGATTACCACTGGGACATCTATGAAGACAAAATAGTGGGCTACCACAGAAAGAGCAGACTTCCGGTTAGGATAAAACTTGCAGAGAGCAAGGAAGAGGCCGAGAAGTTAAGCGAAGAAAAAAACGAATATGGAATAGACATTGTGGTTCTTCCCGATAACGGAACCTTTTACATAAAGAACGGCGCTTTCATACTTTCGGATAGATTTTTAAAAGCTACTTTAATGGATATCCACGACCATGTCGTCTGGAGAGGATTCAAAGTCGTCGAGAGGGATGGAAAGCTCGTTCAAGAAGATTTTTACGAATATCTGGGCGGACTTTTAGTTAGGCATTTGAAGAACAACATGATCAACGGCCAGGATTACGTTTTCTGGCAGTTCTACAAGTGTGAGAAATGTGGAAAGTATGTGGACATAGAGAGCGTCCCCGAACATCTGGCCAAACACGGGATTAATGTTGCGGAAAAAGACAGCGAAGAGTACGAGATATTCGAGCTGAACTTCCTTGAAGGGAAGGTATTCGACAAATTTGGAGAGGAAGTTCCCCAAAAGCAGTTTGCTCCAGAATCGCAGGCTTTCCTGAAGGAAATGCTTGGTGAACCAAAAGCTCAAGAGGAGTGA